The DNA region CCAGTGACATATTCGTCAAGGTCGGGAGGCGGAAACAACGTAATTATATTCACCGATTTCTAAATTACTTCTTTCAATTAATAAAATAAAATTATCTTTGTAGCTAAGATAATCAAAGTTATAAAGATATTGTGAAAAGCGAAGCTATTACCCGGATAAGAAAACTAAGCCAGTTGTATGCTTATACATCCATTCAAATGCATGAAAATATTGCGCGAAAAGCCGGGCTATCAGGTACCGATCAGAAATACCTGGGCTTTTTCCTGGTGAAAGGGGCCATGACTGCCGGGGAGCTTATGGAAGTAACCGGCCTTACCAGCGGCGCTGTTACAGGTTTGATTGACCGGTTTGAGAAAAAAGATCTGGTCAAAAGAGAATTTGCGAAAACGGACAGACGAAAAGTACTGGTAGTGCCGGATACTGAAAAGATAATGCAGCTCCTGGCTCCGCTTTACAAGGATTACCGCAGCCATTCGGAGCAATTGATCGGTTCCTTCACTGAAGAGGAACTAAAAATCATCGAAAAATTTTTGGAAGGATCGATAGGGATTATGAGTGAAACAGTCGATCAATTTAAAGACAAGTGAAGCATGATGAAAAACAGAAGTTTATACATTGTTGATTTAAAAAAGGCCGATAAAACGTTTAATAGGTTAATCGGGGGCAAGGGGGCAAATCTGGCAGAATTATACAAGATTCAGGCACTTAATGTGCCTGGCGGTTTTTGTATAACCACTGAAGCTTTTAAAGACACTGTTGGGAACGACCAGGAGTTTAATTCACTGCTGGAGCAGTTAGCATTGCTAACCGAAAACCAAAGGAACGAGATCCATGAAATAAGCAAAAAGATCAAAACGCTGATAGAATCGATAGCTCTTTCTCAGGAACTGAAAAGCCAGATCGTTGCGCATATAGATCAATATGGTAGCGATTACGCTTATGCGGTTCGTTCAAGTGCGACAGCGGAGGACTTAGCTACCGCATCTTTCGCCGGACAACAGGATACCTACCTAAACGTTATCGGCGAAGCCGCTATTTTAAAACACATCAGCAAATGTTGGGCATCTCTTTTTACGGAACGTGCCATAATCTATCGGCTTCAGAATGGCTTTGATCACCGCAAGGTTTACCTGGCTGTTATTGTACAGCAAATGGTAGCTGCAAAGGTAGCCGGCGTGCTATTTACAGCCCATCCGGTTAATGGTAACAGGACAGTGAGCTCGATAGATGCAAGCTTTGGTTTGGGGGAAGCGCTTGTTTCTGGTTTGGTTAACGCCGATAATTACCAGGTCCGTGCTTCAAGAATTATTGAAAAGAAGATTTCGGAGAAAAGGATCGCTATTGAGATCATTAAAAATGGCGGTACTGAGCAAAAAGAGATAGGGCCGGAGCAACAACGCATGCAAGCATTAACTGACGGACAAATTTTACAACTCGAACAAACCGGCAGGATGATCGAGGCACATTTCGGCCATCCCCAGGATATTGAATGGTGTTTAAGTGACGATAAATTCTATGTTGTACAAAGCCGGCCGATCACCACATTATATCCTGTGCCAGCGGCAGACGACCAGGAGAACCGGGTTTATGTATCTGTAGGGCATCAACAAATGATGACTGATGCATTTAAACCACTCGGCATATCCGTTTGGATGTTAACCGGAAACCGTGCGATATTCAAAATGGCTGGCGGAAGGTTATTTGTTGATATCTCGAAGGGCCTCGCTTCGCCGGCGGGCAGGGAAAATCTGTTGAATGTGTTAGGGCATTCAGATCCGTTGATAAAAGATGCCCTGATGACTGTAATCGATCGAAACTTTGTAAAAGAGGACCCTGGCGCCAACATCCCCGGACAGGTTAAGGGCCATCACGGAATGTCGGCGGCGGATATACTTGCGGAAGCGGGAGCCGATGCCGGGATTGTGACCGATCTCATCAGCGGCAGTGAAAGGTCGGTATCAGCATTGAAAGATAACATCCGGGCAAAAACAGGCCCCGATGTATTTGATTACATCCTGGACGATATGCAGCAACGGAGGCAGCTGTCTTTAGAAAAGAAAAATCTGAACGTGATCATGGCAGCCATCCATGCTTCGGCCTGGATCAATGAAAAGATGGAAGAGTGGCTTGGTGAAATCAACGCAGCTGATATTCTTTCGCTTTCTGTGCCAAATAACATTACTTCAGAAATGGGCCTTGAACTTTTGAACCTGGCAGATGTGATCCGTCCTTATTCGGAGGTCATCGCATATCTGCAGGAAGCCAAACAGGATAACTTGCTAAATGGGTTATGTCAGTTGGATGGTGGATGGCAGGTGCGAAACGCCCTCGTCGCTTATCTTAACAAATATGGCATGCGTTGTGCCGGTGAGATCGATATTACCCGCACACGATGGAGTGAAAATCCGGTTGCGCTGGTTCCGATGATCCTGAGTAATATCAAAAACCTCGAACCGGGGGAGGGCATCCGAAGGTTTGAACACGGGCGGCAGGCAGCCTTAGAAAAAGAACAAGGCTTAATGTCGCGACTAAAACAATTGCCCGCCGGAGAAGAAAAAGCCCGGGAAACTAAGCAGATGATTGACCTGTTGCGGAATTTTATCGGCTATCGCGAATATCCGAAATACGATATTGTGAGCAGATACTTTATCTATAAGCAGGCTTTGCTTCAGGAAGCCGAACGCCTTGTAAAAGCCGGTGTGCTTCATGATGAAAAAGATAGTTATTATCTTTATTTTGAAGAGCTGCAGGAGGCGGCGCGTACCGGAAAAGTAGATTACCAGCTTATTGACCAGCGAAAAGCGGAATATCAATTTTATGAAAAGCTGACGCCGCCGCGAGTTATTACTTCTGAAGGTGAGGTAATAACAGGTCATTACAGACGTGAAAATATCCCTGCAGGAGCCCTGGCGGGTCTCGCTGTTTCTTCCGGCATAGTTGAAGGGCGCGCACGCGTGGTGCTAAACGTGGAGGGTGCTGATCTGGAAGATGGCGATATCCTGGTTACAACCTTTACCGACCCAAGTTGGACCCCTTTATTCTTAGCCATCAAGGGTGTGGTTACGGAAGTTGGCGGACTAATGACACACGGCGCTGTAATAGCCCGTGAGTACGGTTTGCCGGCGGTTGTTGGCGTGGAAAACGCGACCAAGCTGATTAAAGACGGTCAACGCATTCGTGTGCATGGAACCGCAGGGTATGTGGAGATTATGAGCGAAGCAGACGCGTAGTGGAAATAATGTTGTCGCGAATTACCCCCGGGATTGTCGCTTTTGCACACTGCGAAACACCGGCGTGTATCCCATCTTTGTATCGTTGATGAAGTTTATGATCAATAGGGATCGGGTTACGAAAAACAACAAAGTAAACCGGCAACCGTACAAAATTTTTAAACAAGCAAATAACGATGAGTACAATACAGATCACAAGCTCAAAGCTTTGGAACGCCATTAAGCTTTCTCTTAATGGCGAGCAGCAGGACTATACGCAAGGCAGTATTCCGAAGGCCATCTTTTTACTGGCTATCCCAATGATCCTGGAATTAAGCCTTGAAAGCGTTTTTGCGGTGGTAGATATGTTCTTTGTAGGTAAACTTGGGCAAAACGCTATAGCCACGGTAGGTTTAACTGAGTCGGTGATCACCATTGTCTATTCCATCGCTATTGGTTTAAGCACCGCGGCAACGGCAATCGTAGCGCGAAGGATTGGTGAAAAGAAACCGGAAGCCGCGGCACATGCAGGAGCCCAGGCGCTGGTAATCTGTCTGATCACAACTATAATAGTAAGTATGGCTGGTGTTTTATATGCACCTGAGATCTTAAAGTTAATGGGTGCAAGCGAAGAAGTGGTGAGGGACGGAGCTATTTTTACCCGGATCATGCTGGGCAGCAGTCTTGTTATTATCCTGTTGTTTCTGATCAATGGGATTTTTCGGGGTGCGGGTGATGCAGCTATGGCGATGAAAAGTCTTTGGATTGCAAGCATCATCAACATTATTCTCTGCCCGGTTTTCATCCACTTTTTTGGGTTGAAGGGCGCTGCCATGGCTACCGTGATTGGAAGGAGCTGCGGGGTGACCTTCCAGGTATACCATCTGTTTAAAGGAAGCGGTATTCTCAAGTTTCGCGGTGCTGACTTTAATTGGGATCCGGCTATTGTAAAGACTATCATCGCTGTTGCCTGGCCGGCGACTTTTCAATTTATCATTGCAAGCGGCAGCTGGATCATACTTACGCGGCTGGTTGCTGAAACCGGCGGTACAGCAGCTTCTGCCGGCTACCAGATCGCTTTCCGGAATTTTGTTTTCTTTATTTTACCATGCTGGGGGTTAAGTAATGCTGCGGCAACCCTGGTAGGGCAAAACTTAGGTGCAGGCCATGTTGACCGGGCAGCTCAAAGCGTGCTGCTTACGGCGCGATATAATGCTGTATTGATGAGTTTCGTCATGCTGCTGTTCCTGTTCTTTGCCCGTCCCATCGTCAGCATATTTACAACCGAACCCGTTATTTTGAACTTTGGCAGTACGGCACTCCGGATTATCGGTTCCGGATTTATTTTTTATGCTATAGCCATGGTCATGAGCCAGGCCTTAAACGGGGCAGGCGACACCAAAACGCCTACATGGATCAATTTTGGGTGCTTTTGGCTTTTCCAGGTTCCTTTAGCTTACTTACTCGCCAAAGGCTTAGGGTTGCATTCGGCAGGCGCCATCGCAGCGGTGCCTGCAGCCGAGGCACTTTTAGCCCTGGTTTCCTGGTATTACTTTAAAAAAGGGAACTGGAAAAAGGTGAAAGTGTAAGGCCATCCATATTGAATTACTAAAAGACAATTAAACCACATAAAAAATGAAAAAGAAAATCCTATTCATTGCATGCCTGTTATTCGGGCTGATGTTTATCAATGCAGGTCTGAACAAGTTTTTAAATTACATGCCTGTACCTAAAGACATGCCGCCAAATGCCATGGCCATGTTTGGCGCCATTATGCAGATCAAATGGCTGATGCCACTTATCGGCATTGCCGAAATTATCGGGGGGATCCTGGTGATTATTCCCCGTTTCAGGGCTTTAGGCGCGGTGATCATTTTTCCCGTTATGGTCGGCATATTGTTAACCGTTATTTCTTTATCTTCGGGATTACCGATGGTGCTTGTGCTTTGGGCGGTGCTTATCTGGATACTATTTGAAAACAGGGAGAAATATTTTCCCATGATCCGGTAGGAGGATAGCATAGTCCGGCTATTCCGCAACTAATAGTCCGGCTATTCCGCAACTAAATAATAACCGCCCGGTGAATTGGAAATTACAAATGATTATAGCAAGTCGTGTTACGTAGTTGAGAGACTTTATTAAAAATCATATGAAACTTTTTGAAAAAGAAACGGGCAAAACAAAGTGCGTCGGGGTAATAGGCGCTTCTGCAACCGGGGCATCAGCAATCGCTGTGTTGGCATTGGGATCTATGGCTATTGGTGCGATTGCTATAGGCGCTTTGATGATTAGCCGAATCATGGTTAAAAAAGCTATGATCAGAAACCTCCATGTTGGTAATCTCAGCGTAGATAACCTTGTAATTAAAAACCGGGAAGATTAGCACGTCCTTGGGATCCGGTTACGTTGAATTGAGGTGGAGTAAAGTGTTATCGGAGTCGTTTCTGAGTCTGCCGTGCTCCTGTGATAAACTTCACTCGGCAGTCGATGCCCAACAACTTAGCTCGCACATATTGGCCGGCGCGCATCAGGACCTTACCGGTCTTAACATCCTTCTTTTTGCTGTGTTTTTGAAATAAAATTCGGAACAGCCATCTCAAATTGCGGGAATATGGCAGCAAGGGAGCCCTTGCTATCATTTTCCTGGGGGGATTATATTTCAAATATAGATCTAAATGAGTTGCGGATGTGATTCTCTGACCAAATCGCGCTGAATCCAACCCATACACCTTTGGTGGCCGTGGCCGGGAAGACAGATATAACGCATTCATAAAATAAATGTTGTTTTTTAACGTTACATTCATCATTTAGTGCATGAAAAGAGCGTGTTTGGGAATTGTGTTGGCTGCACTGTTATTATTGACGGTCGGCGGTTGCGGCGTAGTTAAATCTCTGGGTAAAAATCCGGATGGCGAAGAACTTACCCGGTTAGATTCTTTACCAAATTATAAAAATGGAGCTTTTATAAATTTGGCTGAACTTTCCGATTCTACGGTCAAACGTAAATTTCTTTTTTTGAGCAGACGTCCTGAAACCATCAGGCCTTCTCATGCACTTCCGTGGATTAAAACCGATCTGAATTCATTAGCTGCTCCTGCACCTACGATCGTTTGGTTTGGACATTCATCTTTACTAATAAAAAGCGGGCAGTTTAATATGCTCATTGATCCGGTTTTTAGCAATCATGCCGGACCGGTGCCCGGATTGATTACCGCATTCCCGGGTACAAAGCATTATCACGCCGATGATATGCCTCAAATAGATGCGCTGATCATTTCTCATGATCACTACGATCATCTGGATTATCGGACTTTGAAAAAGTTAAAAAATCGTATTAAAATGGCCATTGTGCCGATGGGAGTAGGCTCTGATCTGGTATACTGGGGATTTGACCCTAAAAAGATTATCGAACTTAATTGGAACCAATCGATTACGTTATCCAGTGGTATTCGGATTACCGCCACCCCGGCCCAACATCGCAGCAATCGTACGTATAAGAACGAGAATAAAACATTGTGGGCCTCTTACGTTTTTCAGATTGGCATTTATAGGCTGTTTTACAGTGGCGATAGCGGGTACGGTCCGCATTTTAAACAAATAGGCCAGCAATTCGGGCCATTTGATCTGGCGTTTTTGGAATGCGGGCAGTATAGCCCCAACTGGCCATGGACGCACCTGTGGTTAGGGCAACCCGCACAGGCTGCTGCTGACCTGCAAGCCCGTTTGCTGCAGCCTATTCACTGGGCCAAGTTTATTGAAGCTAACCAGCCCTGGAATGAGCCGATAAAAAGGCTTGTGCCTGCAGCAAAGGAGTTGGGTGTCGAACTAAACGTTCCGCGTATTGGGGAGCCTTACACTTTAGGCAGCCCCCTCAAACAGGCTGCGTGGTGGAATTTTGAATAACTGCTTTTGTAATATTGAACAGTTAATAAAAAGGACCATATCGGATGGCAGGATGATCATTTGAACAACCGGCAATCAGTATACAGGGCCAGCCTACCTAATCAATTTTTCAGGTGCCTCCAGATGATATCATGAATGTCGGTCGCTATCAGGCCCTGTTTTTCCAATGGGTTATCGGTAATGATCACCGGCTGATATTCTGACGGTACATCCACCCGGCCGTGAGAGCCTTTAATCAGGGCGGCATCCAGTGGAATAACATCCATTACGTACCTGAACCCCGCTTTTTTGCGCAGCAACTTGTAGCCGGCGCGGAGCTTTGAGCTCATAAACATCTCAACAGGATCATAACCCGGTTTTTTATGGATGTCAACTACGCGCGCGTAATCCGGGGCAAGCGCATCATCCAGCCAAAAATAATAAGTGAACCAGCTTCTCTCATCAGCGATCAGGACGAGGTCTCCGGCCCGGGGATGGTCGATGTGATATGCGGCCTGCTCTTCCCGGGTAAGCACCCGTTCAACACCAGGCACGGCTTCAAGCAGCGCTTTGACTTTTGCCGTTACGCTCGCGTCGTTGATGTAGACATGTGCCAGTTGGTGATCAGCTACCGCAAAGGCTTTGGAAGCACCCGGGTCAAGTATCTCCAGTCCACGTTCAATCCTGATGCCTAACAAGCCGTTTTGCCTCAATACCCGGTTTAAATGAACCGGGCGGTCTACCGGGGAGATACCATATTCGGAAAGAATAATGATCTCGGCATCTTTTTTCCTGTAAAACGAAACCAGATCTTCGATAATTTTATCAATATCATTCAGGTCTTTGGCAATAATTGGTAAATCCGGGCCGAATTTTTGCAGGCAATAGTCCAGATGAGGCAGGTATATCAGCGTTAGCGTCGGGTCATGCAGCGCATCTGTTTCCATTGCAGCGTCAGCTATCCAACGGCTTGATTTGATATTGGCGCCGGGCCCCCAAAACTGAAAAAGCGGAAACTGCCCCAACTTCGCCTGAAGGTGGTCACGCAGGTCGGCAGGCTCCGAGTAACAATCCGGTATTTTTCGTCCGTCGGCAAGGTAGTTTGGCCTGGGCGTCACGGAGTAATCCGCAGAGGAGTACATATTGTACCACCAAAACATTATCGAGCTCGTGAAAGATGGATCTTCGCTCTTGGCCTTTTCCCATATTTTCTGTCCCTCAACGAGTTTGTTTGATTGCTTCCAGAATTTTACTTCACAATCCGCGCGGTCATACCACCCATTACCTACAATGCCATTGTCAACAGGAAATTTGCCGGTGACGTAGGCGGACTGCATAGCGGTGGTAACAGCAGGCAATACAGGCGTTATATGCGTCAGATGCCTGTCTTTGATATAAGATTTAAGAAATGGCGTATGCTCGCCGATCAGAGACGTAGATAAACCTACTACATCGATAACTACCGTTTTATTCATAATTGTCTTCTTTCTTATGATATCTGCGCTTTAACCCAATCTAATTCCCGGATGATCGATTGTGTTAGGGGGGCCTTCAGCTCATCCGGTAATACACTCCAGGTATATGTTTCCACTTCCAGGTGTTGTGTAAAAGCAATGTTCCTGAATTTGTTGAGCACCCTGACAATATCGTTTTGTGTTGATTGTACCACACCCATATCTTCCACAAAAACAGGCACATGGAAATGAGCACGCCATTCATTGACTACCGGGTTCCGGCTATCTGACAGGGCCTCCGGTAAATCGGGATAGCGGATCAATTCTCCATTTGCGGTTTTCGCGATCACCTGGTGCAAATACGTTGGCTCGTTGAATCTGGCAAGCGCGTCGGTCACTTCGTCCCTCATTGCCAAATCCACCGGAAGATGGGCCTTTAAGGCAGCACTGATTTGTATCTTGCCTACCTGGATACCTTTCGCGGCCAGTTCATCAATAACGCTCTCATGTTCCTCATAGCCGATGGCAAAATGGCAAACGTCATAGCATAGGTTAATGTGTTGTTTTACAGCTGCTTCTGCATTAGCCGAAGACAGGCCAAACTGTTCTCCCAGCACTAAAACAGCACGCGGCAACAGGTCGTTTTCAAACCAATCTATAAACTCCCGGCCTGATTCCAGGAAGCCATCCGGCTCGGGCTCGATATCCAGGTGCATCAGGACCCCGGCCGAGCGGTGTATTTTAAAAAGTGCAGCCGCCACTGTTAAAATATTCTCCGTGGCGATCGCCCTTGCGTTGTTCCTGGCCTCACCGGCCGCATGCCATGGTTTATAGCTTAAGGGCGAGGTTGAAATCCCTCCCTGCAAACCTTCAGGAAGTAATTCGCCCAATATATGAAACAGGCGCAAGGTATAATCCACGCGGTCAACTGTTGTCCAATCCGGCGTATGCACTTCGTCCTTAACTACGGTGTTATGGAAACCGCCATAGGGGAAACCGTTCATCGTGAAAACATAAGCATCATGATCAAACAGCCATTGTTTGAACTCCGCTAAGTTATCTTCCTCTGCCAGCAAACCGAGGCTGGCCATATTAGAAAGACGCAGGCCAATACCCATTCGTTCCTTCCCCGCAAGGGCCGCCCTGATTGCCGGGAAATGGTTTTTCAGGGCTCCGAAAGTTTCCGGCCAGTTCTCCGCGGGATGGATATTGGTACAATAGGTCAGGTGCGCTGCATTTATTTTCATGAGGGCAGATGTTTGTATTGTTTAAATTTGCGTTTGCTGAAGTTCGAGTTGCCGGTTGTATAGTTCAATACTCGCTTGTTTCAAAAGCTCGGTATCAATTTCATGCACCTCGGCACCTTCGCCAATAGCATTGAGTAACGTAATAGTGAGCTCCCCGCCTAAATGCTCGCGAAACTCCTCCAGGCCCTGCAATAATGGGCTGTCATCTCCGTTGATCTTTAAGAGCCCATGGCTGATTTCAAAACCTAAGTTTTGGATCAGGCTTACCACGCGCTCACTGTCCGCAACGGTTAAACGGCCGCAAAGGCAGGAATAAACCGTATCCAGGGCTATCCCCATGGCTACTGCTTCACCATGTCGAACGTCGAAACCGCTAAGATATTCCAGTTTGTGCGCGCTCCAATGCCCGAAATCCAAAGGGCGTGATGAGCCGCTTTCAAAGGGGTCGGCGCCGGCAATGTGCTGCATGTGCAGCTGCGCGCAGCGCCAAATCAGGTAATTCATTGCTGTCGCGTCGCGGCTCACGAGGGCGGGTGCGTTCTGTTCTATCCAGTTGAAAAAAACAGGGTCTTTGATCAGGGCAACTTTGATAGCTTCGGATATTCCGGAACGCCAGTCTCGGTCGGTCAGGGTGGTCAAAAACTGGTCATCATTAAAAACAGCGGCAGGTGGTGCGAATGTGCCCAGGAAATTCTTTTTCCCAAAATAATTGATGCTGTTCTTCACTCCGATTCCTGAATCGTTCTGAGACAGCACAGTTGTTGGTATGCGGATAAGCTTTACTCCCCGGTGGGCTACTGCAGCAGCATAACCTGCCATATCCAATACGGCCCCGCCACCAATTACGGCGATGTATGAATGCCGGTCTATACCGTAATTATTTACCGCTTCGAGGATCATATCAAAATAGCGTTCATCATTCTTTACGTACTCGCCGCCGGGTATCAGCAAGATCTCGGGCACCAGATGAACAGCAGTATGCGCCCGAAAATAAGAACTGATATCAGAGCATAAATGCTCGTGGGCGTCGGCAACCCCCTGATCGACCACAAACAGGATCTTCCTTAACGCGCCTGAAGTAGTAGCGTTTGTCAGAAAACCGTTCAGAAGGGGATTATCCTTTGCGAATAAGGCCGAGGTAAAAAAGACGTTATAACTATATTTTACGCTGAAGTTCTGTTGCAAATGTTCCATCGGGGGAAGATCTATTGTTATTGAAATTAATTAGGTGACTGCAAAGGTTTTCGACAGCCACAACGAGAGCGGTAAAAGGCAGGCGATCATCAGGGCGAATGTAAGTGAGCTGAATGTGGCGGACCAGGAAGCGTCCATCAATATCAGGGAGATCACCCCGGCCTTTACGGCATTACCAATATTTTTGCCGATTGGCTCTCTTATAGCTATGAGCAACGGTTTGAATATCATCCAGGTAAAGGGTAAGATGAAAAGCAGTGACCATAGCAGCCGGTTATTAACGTACGAAAAGTAGCTGATAAAGGCGATGACTGCAGCGTACAAAAATGCCGCTATATATAAGTTGTTCTTTTTGCCGCCATGAACTTCGCCACGACTGGTCAGGGTGATCGAGAATATGTAAACCACAGGCACCAATGCTAACATTGACCAATGGTTGAGCGCATCCGGTATGATGCTGACTCCGAGCAACAGGTTTAATCCCCGGCACATCCCCATATTAAGCGGCCCGAAAAAGGGATGATGTTTGCCAAACTTGTCGTAGAGCAGCGCGCAGAGCGCGATAGCTGCCGCGAGCATACCCGATGCCGCCGAAACAAGAAACGCCAATAGGATACCTGCGCTTAACAACAACGTGCCGAGCACTGAAGCTTCCGGTAAACTAACCCTGCCTGAGGGGATGGCCCTTTCAGGCCGTTCAATCTTATCAGTCTCCACATCGAAAATATCGTTAAAAACAATACCGCCGCCGTAGAGACAAGCTGTGGAAAGGCAAAGGAGGAGGGCCGTTGGCCAGGCTCTTTCCGTTAAAGTACCTGCGGCACTGGCAATAGCGATCCCCGCCAGAATATCAGCGACCGAAGTAATAATATTGGCGGGCCGCATGAGCTGAAGATAAATGTACAGTTTCCTGAAGATCACGATTAGCTAATGATGATAGATGATTTATCGATTCTTGGTTGTTGGCCGCCTCGCAATATACTGTTACCTTCAAATTTTACGCTTTGATCAACGTTCCTCACCGTGGCGAAATCAGTTTCATCGAGCT from Mucilaginibacter sp. SJ includes:
- a CDS encoding 3-dehydroquinate synthase, which codes for MEHLQQNFSVKYSYNVFFTSALFAKDNPLLNGFLTNATTSGALRKILFVVDQGVADAHEHLCSDISSYFRAHTAVHLVPEILLIPGGEYVKNDERYFDMILEAVNNYGIDRHSYIAVIGGGAVLDMAGYAAAVAHRGVKLIRIPTTVLSQNDSGIGVKNSINYFGKKNFLGTFAPPAAVFNDDQFLTTLTDRDWRSGISEAIKVALIKDPVFFNWIEQNAPALVSRDATAMNYLIWRCAQLHMQHIAGADPFESGSSRPLDFGHWSAHKLEYLSGFDVRHGEAVAMGIALDTVYSCLCGRLTVADSERVVSLIQNLGFEISHGLLKINGDDSPLLQGLEEFREHLGGELTITLLNAIGEGAEVHEIDTELLKQASIELYNRQLELQQTQI
- a CDS encoding MATE family efflux transporter, which gives rise to MSTIQITSSKLWNAIKLSLNGEQQDYTQGSIPKAIFLLAIPMILELSLESVFAVVDMFFVGKLGQNAIATVGLTESVITIVYSIAIGLSTAATAIVARRIGEKKPEAAAHAGAQALVICLITTIIVSMAGVLYAPEILKLMGASEEVVRDGAIFTRIMLGSSLVIILLFLINGIFRGAGDAAMAMKSLWIASIINIILCPVFIHFFGLKGAAMATVIGRSCGVTFQVYHLFKGSGILKFRGADFNWDPAIVKTIIAVAWPATFQFIIASGSWIILTRLVAETGGTAASAGYQIAFRNFVFFILPCWGLSNAAATLVGQNLGAGHVDRAAQSVLLTARYNAVLMSFVMLLFLFFARPIVSIFTTEPVILNFGSTALRIIGSGFIFYAIAMVMSQALNGAGDTKTPTWINFGCFWLFQVPLAYLLAKGLGLHSAGAIAAVPAAEALLALVSWYYFKKGNWKKVKV
- a CDS encoding MarR family winged helix-turn-helix transcriptional regulator, which translates into the protein MKSEAITRIRKLSQLYAYTSIQMHENIARKAGLSGTDQKYLGFFLVKGAMTAGELMEVTGLTSGAVTGLIDRFEKKDLVKREFAKTDRRKVLVVPDTEKIMQLLAPLYKDYRSHSEQLIGSFTEEELKIIEKFLEGSIGIMSETVDQFKDK
- a CDS encoding MBL fold metallo-hydrolase is translated as MKRACLGIVLAALLLLTVGGCGVVKSLGKNPDGEELTRLDSLPNYKNGAFINLAELSDSTVKRKFLFLSRRPETIRPSHALPWIKTDLNSLAAPAPTIVWFGHSSLLIKSGQFNMLIDPVFSNHAGPVPGLITAFPGTKHYHADDMPQIDALIISHDHYDHLDYRTLKKLKNRIKMAIVPMGVGSDLVYWGFDPKKIIELNWNQSITLSSGIRITATPAQHRSNRTYKNENKTLWASYVFQIGIYRLFYSGDSGYGPHFKQIGQQFGPFDLAFLECGQYSPNWPWTHLWLGQPAQAAADLQARLLQPIHWAKFIEANQPWNEPIKRLVPAAKELGVELNVPRIGEPYTLGSPLKQAAWWNFE
- a CDS encoding DoxX family membrane protein; amino-acid sequence: MKKKILFIACLLFGLMFINAGLNKFLNYMPVPKDMPPNAMAMFGAIMQIKWLMPLIGIAEIIGGILVIIPRFRALGAVIIFPVMVGILLTVISLSSGLPMVLVLWAVLIWILFENREKYFPMIR
- a CDS encoding alkaline phosphatase family protein, whose translation is MNKTVVIDVVGLSTSLIGEHTPFLKSYIKDRHLTHITPVLPAVTTAMQSAYVTGKFPVDNGIVGNGWYDRADCEVKFWKQSNKLVEGQKIWEKAKSEDPSFTSSIMFWWYNMYSSADYSVTPRPNYLADGRKIPDCYSEPADLRDHLQAKLGQFPLFQFWGPGANIKSSRWIADAAMETDALHDPTLTLIYLPHLDYCLQKFGPDLPIIAKDLNDIDKIIEDLVSFYRKKDAEIIILSEYGISPVDRPVHLNRVLRQNGLLGIRIERGLEILDPGASKAFAVADHQLAHVYINDASVTAKVKALLEAVPGVERVLTREEQAAYHIDHPRAGDLVLIADERSWFTYYFWLDDALAPDYARVVDIHKKPGYDPVEMFMSSKLRAGYKLLRKKAGFRYVMDVIPLDAALIKGSHGRVDVPSEYQPVIITDNPLEKQGLIATDIHDIIWRHLKN
- the eboE gene encoding metabolite traffic protein EboE, with product MKINAAHLTYCTNIHPAENWPETFGALKNHFPAIRAALAGKERMGIGLRLSNMASLGLLAEEDNLAEFKQWLFDHDAYVFTMNGFPYGGFHNTVVKDEVHTPDWTTVDRVDYTLRLFHILGELLPEGLQGGISTSPLSYKPWHAAGEARNNARAIATENILTVAAALFKIHRSAGVLMHLDIEPEPDGFLESGREFIDWFENDLLPRAVLVLGEQFGLSSANAEAAVKQHINLCYDVCHFAIGYEEHESVIDELAAKGIQVGKIQISAALKAHLPVDLAMRDEVTDALARFNEPTYLHQVIAKTANGELIRYPDLPEALSDSRNPVVNEWRAHFHVPVFVEDMGVVQSTQNDIVRVLNKFRNIAFTQHLEVETYTWSVLPDELKAPLTQSIIRELDWVKAQIS
- the ppsA gene encoding phosphoenolpyruvate synthase, translated to MMKNRSLYIVDLKKADKTFNRLIGGKGANLAELYKIQALNVPGGFCITTEAFKDTVGNDQEFNSLLEQLALLTENQRNEIHEISKKIKTLIESIALSQELKSQIVAHIDQYGSDYAYAVRSSATAEDLATASFAGQQDTYLNVIGEAAILKHISKCWASLFTERAIIYRLQNGFDHRKVYLAVIVQQMVAAKVAGVLFTAHPVNGNRTVSSIDASFGLGEALVSGLVNADNYQVRASRIIEKKISEKRIAIEIIKNGGTEQKEIGPEQQRMQALTDGQILQLEQTGRMIEAHFGHPQDIEWCLSDDKFYVVQSRPITTLYPVPAADDQENRVYVSVGHQQMMTDAFKPLGISVWMLTGNRAIFKMAGGRLFVDISKGLASPAGRENLLNVLGHSDPLIKDALMTVIDRNFVKEDPGANIPGQVKGHHGMSAADILAEAGADAGIVTDLISGSERSVSALKDNIRAKTGPDVFDYILDDMQQRRQLSLEKKNLNVIMAAIHASAWINEKMEEWLGEINAADILSLSVPNNITSEMGLELLNLADVIRPYSEVIAYLQEAKQDNLLNGLCQLDGGWQVRNALVAYLNKYGMRCAGEIDITRTRWSENPVALVPMILSNIKNLEPGEGIRRFEHGRQAALEKEQGLMSRLKQLPAGEEKARETKQMIDLLRNFIGYREYPKYDIVSRYFIYKQALLQEAERLVKAGVLHDEKDSYYLYFEELQEAARTGKVDYQLIDQRKAEYQFYEKLTPPRVITSEGEVITGHYRRENIPAGALAGLAVSSGIVEGRARVVLNVEGADLEDGDILVTTFTDPSWTPLFLAIKGVVTEVGGLMTHGAVIAREYGLPAVVGVENATKLIKDGQRIRVHGTAGYVEIMSEADA